The Cyanobium sp. ATX 6F1 genome segment CTCGAGCTAATATTTCGCTCGCCATCTTCATTACTGTTTCGTAACGTGTATCCCCGTGCTTAAACTTTGGCTGACTTTCTGTAATGAAGCCGATGACCTCAACTGTCGTAGCCCAAGCGTGCTGGACCAAGGTTCGATACTGAATCTCTACATACAGTCCTTTCAGAGGGCGTCCGACAACGGAGTTGACATCATACTCGTACACATCATGCACTCCTCTATAGCCAGATTCCTTGGGGTTCTTGATGTAATCGTACTTGTCTTTATCGTCTGCATTGCGTCGCTTGTGCTTGAAGCGAGCCTTATGGAAATGATCCCTAAAAGAATAGAGCTCCTCGATGCTTCTAAATATTAGCCTGCAGCCGGCTACATCGTCCATGCGAGACAGGTTCATTCTCGGGAATCGATTCAGCTTGTGAAATATTGTCCTCTTACGCTTGTGGCGCTGGGCAAAGATAATGCCCTTGTCTCTGCCTCTCTGAATAAGATTGACCTTAAATGTATTTAGAACTGCTCTGTGAGCTGCTCGCCACTCATCGATAACCTGGAGATCCTCCGAGTTTGCAGTTCCTTCCCGCACCCGCTGTCCAGCACGGTTTACTCTCGACTTTGATCCACCAGGGAACGCCTGTTCTTGGTCGGGGGAATGGCTTGGGTTCTCCATGACACAATTATGGCGCCTAACGTTCGCCTTCACTTGGCCGCATGGAGCCGATGAACACCGCTGACAATGAGTGGAGGTGGCTCAGATACATGGTGATCTTAAGTATCGCTACGACACGATGGCGACCTTGGAGTGCATGGCAACATGCTCGAGGTTACTGTAGCGGTAATACCTGCCAACGATCCTGCATGCCTTTACTTCTAGGCTGTTCAAGTTCCAGAAATATTCGACCTCATCCTTTCTTGCTTGACGGACATAAGCCATCGGAACAAAGTATCGGCCACCGTCCATTGAAATGAACGTTAGCTCCCTTAGTGTCATGCCGTTGAGCTCTAGATGGACAGGGTAAGCGTAACTGTTGCGGTCCGGATACAGCAATGTCCAGCGCTCAGCAAATAAGCGTGTTCGTTCGCCAATCTTGATCTGGTATGTGTTGTCGGTGACAGCGATCCACACTTCAGTGCCATCAATATCGGTCTTGGACCAACTGCTGGATTCAAGCATTCTCTCGAAGTTCTGGAGCGTGTTGCGTGGCTTTAGGTCTGCAGACAATTTTTGAAGCTCAGCGCGCTGATCAGAACCCGCCTTGATGTAGTAGCGGTGAGTTATGAGCCAGGAGAGTAAGCCACCAATGGCTGCTCCTGCGGCGAAAGTGAGAAACTCGTTCATGGGACGCCTAACGCCCAAGATCAGAAGCGGGCCAAGATTCACTGGCATCACAAGCAATCAATGATCCCGTCTTCTGCATCTGGATGTTAGTCCGCGCCATCATGCCTGCACATTGCGGATCAACCCTGAATGCCATGCAACAAAACCCGCGACGTTGATGGCCACTGTGACCCAGAAGATAGCCACGAAGTTTGACTTGGAACACTTGTGGCGCAGTAGCTGCTGAGCGAGCAGGGCGCCCGGCCAGCCGCCAACCACCCCAAGCAAGTGCAATGTCCTCTCCGGCGTGCGCCAGCTTCCATTGATAGCAGCCGACTTATCGACCGCGTATGCAATAAACGTCAAGAGACTGAGCCCGAAGTACACAGCGGAAACCATGGGGTTGACCGACCACCTG includes the following:
- a CDS encoding RelA/SpoT domain-containing protein, yielding MENPSHSPDQEQAFPGGSKSRVNRAGQRVREGTANSEDLQVIDEWRAAHRAVLNTFKVNLIQRGRDKGIIFAQRHKRKRTIFHKLNRFPRMNLSRMDDVAGCRLIFRSIEELYSFRDHFHKARFKHKRRNADDKDKYDYIKNPKESGYRGVHDVYEYDVNSVVGRPLKGLYVEIQYRTLVQHAWATTVEVIGFITESQPKFKHGDTRYETVMKMASEILARAHEGMKGALPDLDDRDLVTDFLAAERELGLLHMLRGLNSADQIISARRNAILIISEGKPLEVKQYRDAPDALRALFEFEKEMPDRDIVLVRADTSEDVRLAFKNYFSDARDFLRLIDDGCAILARATQYTGGMDLSQ
- a CDS encoding DUF1294 domain-containing protein, which codes for MVSAVYFGLSLLTFIAYAVDKSAAINGSWRTPERTLHLLGVVGGWPGALLAQQLLRHKCSKSNFVAIFWVTVAINVAGFVAWHSGLIRNVQA